The proteins below are encoded in one region of Methanosarcina barkeri 3:
- a CDS encoding (Fe-S)-binding protein, with protein MEKPLWSYSAAGYAGALIPRRLMMNIWSPPGKNCGACGSQTCLDFVSRLEAGLTELDMCPFYSIEKTLEEKVSQEKILSLRNLAIEAKNITYSGVDVAGKEYDFVLLPFPDEPSARKFIVPFRSDLVEKWDIKKGDLVTGRPAGPGCPVYHALRVLSSNPVTGVIECHTVGPMVARKEDAHDIQAYHVHAFEGIASTVKKPPVFGTRQYFLPGNCMIGLAHTALVNMCFQKPSGLHVRLEDIRIL; from the coding sequence ATGGAAAAACCACTTTGGAGTTATTCGGCCGCTGGATATGCCGGAGCCCTTATACCGAGGCGACTGATGATGAATATATGGAGTCCACCTGGCAAAAACTGTGGGGCTTGTGGCTCTCAGACCTGTTTGGACTTTGTTTCCAGACTTGAAGCCGGATTAACAGAGTTGGATATGTGCCCATTCTACAGTATAGAAAAAACCTTAGAAGAAAAAGTGAGTCAGGAGAAGATTCTGAGCCTGAGAAACCTCGCTATCGAGGCAAAAAACATCACTTACTCCGGTGTAGATGTGGCTGGAAAAGAATATGACTTCGTCCTCCTACCATTTCCGGATGAACCGTCAGCCCGGAAGTTTATAGTTCCTTTCAGATCAGACCTTGTAGAAAAATGGGATATCAAAAAAGGAGACCTCGTAACTGGCCGTCCGGCAGGTCCGGGATGTCCGGTATATCACGCTTTAAGAGTTCTGAGTTCGAATCCGGTCACAGGTGTAATTGAATGTCATACCGTAGGTCCCATGGTTGCAAGAAAAGAAGATGCCCATGATATTCAGGCCTACCATGTCCATGCTTTCGAAGGAATTGCCAGCACTGTAAAGAAGCCACCTGTGTTCGGAACCCGTCAATATTTCCTACCTGGCAACTGCATGATAGGGCTTGCACATACGGCTCTGGTGAATATGTGTTTCCAAAAACCTTCTGGACTTCACGTTAGGCTTGAGGATATCAGAATATTATGA
- a CDS encoding GTP-binding protein: MKLLIIAGPPSGGKTAVIRQVIKNLPEGSLPAFLKIDVVHATEDQELAEEFDIPVKKIYSGDICPDHMGILVLDDALRWAESLSRNILIIESAGLCLRCTPYTTYSLGIAVVSAISGTNSPLKMAPLLALADAAVVTKTDLVSQAEKEVFRESIRKVVPKIDIVETNAVQGTGLRYLMRRIADHPDIGPEQIKLRGAPPLGVCTVCIGKKEIGWKNHFGVIRPLDMPEPLYRGD, translated from the coding sequence ATGAAACTTCTCATCATTGCCGGCCCTCCTAGCGGAGGAAAAACAGCTGTTATTCGCCAGGTTATAAAAAATCTCCCTGAAGGATCACTTCCCGCCTTTCTGAAAATTGATGTTGTGCATGCCACAGAAGATCAGGAACTTGCAGAAGAGTTCGATATTCCTGTCAAAAAGATCTATTCCGGAGATATCTGTCCTGACCATATGGGAATTCTGGTTCTTGACGATGCGTTACGCTGGGCTGAGAGTCTTTCAAGAAATATCCTGATAATTGAAAGTGCAGGCCTCTGTCTCAGGTGTACTCCTTACACAACATACTCTCTTGGAATTGCAGTCGTCAGTGCGATCTCAGGAACAAACTCTCCTCTCAAAATGGCACCTTTGCTTGCTCTTGCAGATGCAGCAGTTGTTACCAAAACCGATCTGGTGTCCCAGGCAGAAAAGGAAGTTTTCAGAGAAAGCATCCGAAAAGTTGTCCCGAAAATTGACATTGTAGAGACAAATGCAGTCCAGGGAACCGGTTTACGATACCTGATGAGGAGAATTGCCGATCATCCGGATATAGGGCCTGAGCAGATCAAGCTCAGAGGTGCCCCTCCTCTTGGTGTATGTACGGTATGTATAGGTAAAAAAGAAATCGGATGGAAAAACCACTTTGGAGTTATTCGGCCGCTGGATATGCCGGAGCCCTTATACCGAGGCGACTGA
- a CDS encoding ATP-binding cassette domain-containing protein yields the protein MTKQFTLTVQSGKNRLGEQEGFETIEIRPGDTLAIVGPTGSGKSALINDIETLAQGDSITGRRVLINGQEPPESFVREPAFKPIALITQNTRCLADLSVEEFLLMHIRARKSGRGDLLEETMNLANTFTGEPISLKSRMSGLSGGQTRSLMIADALVISDTPILLLDEIENAGIFKDRVIQSLQRGNKAVILVTHDPYLALTADRRIVMRHGGVASVIESTGEEQQLIEDLALIEDRLHQIREKLRQGATFSSVSAKVLMAPARQSLQLNRV from the coding sequence ATGACAAAGCAATTCACCCTTACGGTTCAATCTGGGAAAAACAGACTTGGAGAACAGGAAGGATTTGAAACCATAGAAATAAGACCAGGGGACACTCTTGCAATTGTAGGTCCAACTGGTTCAGGAAAGTCAGCTTTAATCAATGATATCGAAACACTTGCGCAGGGAGACAGTATTACAGGCAGACGAGTTCTTATTAATGGTCAGGAACCTCCTGAATCCTTCGTAAGAGAGCCTGCCTTCAAACCGATTGCTCTAATAACCCAGAACACACGTTGTCTGGCAGATCTCTCAGTCGAAGAATTCCTGCTGATGCATATAAGAGCACGGAAATCAGGAAGAGGAGACTTGCTTGAAGAAACAATGAATCTTGCAAATACGTTTACAGGTGAACCGATTAGCCTCAAAAGCAGGATGAGTGGTTTATCCGGAGGACAGACTCGCTCCCTAATGATCGCAGACGCCCTTGTAATCAGTGATACCCCTATCCTTTTGCTTGATGAGATTGAAAACGCAGGTATTTTTAAAGATCGGGTCATCCAGTCTCTTCAAAGGGGAAATAAGGCAGTCATCCTTGTAACACACGATCCTTATCTTGCTCTGACGGCAGACAGGCGTATAGTGATGAGACATGGTGGAGTTGCGTCTGTAATCGAATCTACCGGAGAGGAGCAGCAGCTTATTGAAGATCTTGCTTTAATCGAGGACAGGCTCCACCAAATCAGGGAAAAACTCAGACAGGGAGCTACTTTTTCCTCCGTTTCTGCAAAAGTTCTGATGGCTCCGGCCAGGCAAAGCCTCCAGTTGAACAGGGTGTGA